The following are encoded together in the Sphingomonas insulae genome:
- a CDS encoding DUF983 domain-containing protein encodes MAEPAAPPRDTFRWIVRCGWKGLCPRCGEGRMFRSWLKIVDRCDHCGLDYRFAAPDDGPAFFSLCIIALPLIFFVVWVQVAFDPPYWVHFVTSVPFMALGTLLPLRPLKGWLVASQFVNRAQEAGTQGLWTQLHGSDPQANDFDQ; translated from the coding sequence ATGGCCGAACCGGCCGCGCCGCCACGAGACACGTTCCGCTGGATAGTGCGGTGCGGCTGGAAGGGGCTTTGCCCGCGCTGCGGCGAGGGGCGGATGTTCCGATCGTGGCTGAAGATCGTCGATCGCTGCGACCATTGCGGCCTCGACTATCGCTTCGCCGCGCCCGACGACGGCCCGGCGTTCTTTTCCCTGTGCATCATCGCGCTGCCGCTGATCTTCTTCGTGGTGTGGGTGCAGGTCGCGTTCGATCCGCCCTATTGGGTGCACTTCGTCACCTCGGTGCCGTTCATGGCGCTCGGTACGCTGCTGCCGTTGCGCCCGCTGAAGGGTTGGCTGGTCGCCTCCCAATTCGTCAATCGCGCGCAGGAGGCGGGGACGCAGGGCCTGTGGACGCAATTGCACGGCAGCGATCCGCAGGCGAACGACTTCGATCAGTAA
- a CDS encoding glycosyltransferase, which produces MRVLTFLHSFEPGGVERVALRLVRRWRAMGIDAPLFMGRNDGALRDEMATDLAYTVPDQPRLGSGWWETLWMIARLPAEIRRTAPDALFCAGNTYTIVAGAMKLRLGRHCPPVVVKISNDLARADMPAPARPFWRWWLRVQARFVDRWVVMDAAILPDVDRYLGPVARTVIPDPAIDTLPPPVARPPRGAGIRYVAVGRLVAQKDPATLVAAFAQAALPADRLTIIGDGPLRARVEQQAQRLGIAGQVVFMGHVPDAATVMRTQDVLLLSSRYEGVPAVLIEALAAGLGIVATDCGAGVRSVLDHGRLGLIVAQGDVDAFAAGIASARTMAVAVDAGREQAQAFTIDAAARRYGDAIRQTVSGPAAY; this is translated from the coding sequence ATGCGCGTCCTGACCTTCCTCCACAGCTTCGAACCCGGCGGGGTCGAGCGGGTCGCGCTGCGACTGGTGCGGCGCTGGCGGGCGATGGGGATCGACGCGCCGCTGTTCATGGGCCGCAACGACGGCGCGCTGCGCGACGAAATGGCCACGGACCTCGCCTATACCGTTCCCGATCAGCCGCGGCTCGGCAGCGGCTGGTGGGAGACATTGTGGATGATCGCCCGCCTGCCGGCCGAAATCCGCCGCACCGCCCCCGATGCGCTGTTCTGCGCGGGCAACACCTATACGATCGTCGCCGGCGCGATGAAGCTGCGGCTGGGCCGGCATTGCCCGCCGGTGGTCGTCAAGATCAGCAACGACCTGGCGCGCGCCGACATGCCGGCGCCGGCGCGCCCGTTCTGGCGGTGGTGGCTGCGCGTGCAGGCGCGCTTCGTCGATCGCTGGGTGGTGATGGATGCGGCGATCCTGCCCGATGTCGACCGCTATCTGGGTCCGGTCGCGCGCACGGTGATCCCGGACCCCGCGATCGACACGCTGCCGCCGCCGGTCGCGCGACCGCCACGGGGCGCGGGTATCCGCTACGTCGCGGTCGGGCGGCTGGTCGCGCAGAAGGATCCGGCGACGCTGGTCGCCGCCTTCGCACAGGCGGCACTGCCCGCGGATCGGCTGACGATCATCGGCGATGGTCCGCTGCGCGCACGGGTGGAACAGCAGGCGCAGCGCCTCGGCATCGCCGGTCAGGTCGTCTTCATGGGTCATGTTCCCGACGCGGCGACGGTGATGCGCACGCAGGACGTCCTGCTGCTGTCGTCACGCTACGAGGGTGTGCCCGCGGTGCTGATCGAGGCGCTGGCCGCCGGGCTGGGCATCGTGGCGACCGATTGCGGGGCCGGCGTACGGTCGGTGCTGGACCACGGCCGGCTCGGCCTGATCGTCGCGCAGGGCGATGTCGACGCCTTCGCGGCGGGGATCGCCTCGGCACGGACGATGGCGGTGGCGGTCGATGCCGGCCGCGAACAGGCGCAGGCGTTCACCATCGATGCCGCCGCGCGCCGGTATGGGGATGCGATCCGCCAGACGGTGTCCGGCCCCGCCGCTTACTGA
- a CDS encoding ArnT family glycosyltransferase, whose protein sequence is MPPLSRRGYSWTGRRTVALLLLVVAVIARAQTFGNPVVGFDEQFYLLVGDRMLHGAIPYVDIFDRKPIGLFLIFAAARAMGGDGFLQYKLVALVFVVVTALLIHGIARRRAGPFAATLAAIAYILWLNFMEGEGGQSPVFYNLPMVAAAALILGVRGDPTRNGAGAMLLVGIALQIKYSVVAEGLFFGCWLIALAWRAGQRGARLARSIAIWIGLAMLPTLAAFAAYAAIGQASPFVFANVLSALAQGRGGLATQLAGLGAILGILALPSLLVLSGGRSRDGGRTVAGYDRFLLGWLAASAAGVLLYWRFASPHYAMPMLPALMCLLAQAVDAGRAHRIAGLALALVGLVGGQAVLAISALHKGGAREAAAVARAAHVDGGGCIYVYDGYPALYMLTGSCLPTRWPFPGHLATQEESRAAALGVDPAREVARILATHPVAIIDDLPHFDGGNPVTRRILERALASDYVLAARICTGPARMRLVYRRRAEGRPPLPPSAIGARACAS, encoded by the coding sequence GTGCCGCCCCTTTCCCGTCGTGGATATTCGTGGACCGGCCGCCGAACGGTCGCCCTCCTGCTGCTGGTCGTGGCGGTGATCGCCCGCGCGCAAACCTTCGGCAATCCGGTGGTCGGCTTCGACGAACAATTCTACCTGCTGGTCGGCGACCGCATGCTGCATGGCGCGATTCCCTATGTGGACATATTCGATCGCAAGCCGATCGGCCTGTTCCTGATCTTCGCGGCCGCACGGGCGATGGGCGGCGACGGTTTCCTGCAATACAAGCTGGTGGCGCTGGTCTTCGTCGTCGTGACCGCGCTGCTGATCCACGGCATCGCGCGCCGCCGCGCCGGACCGTTCGCCGCCACGCTCGCCGCGATAGCGTACATTCTCTGGCTGAACTTCATGGAAGGGGAAGGCGGGCAGTCGCCGGTCTTCTACAACCTGCCGATGGTCGCCGCCGCGGCACTGATCCTCGGCGTGCGCGGCGATCCCACCCGCAACGGTGCCGGCGCGATGCTGCTCGTCGGTATCGCGTTGCAGATCAAATACAGCGTCGTCGCGGAGGGGCTGTTCTTCGGCTGCTGGCTGATCGCGCTCGCCTGGCGGGCCGGGCAGCGCGGCGCGCGGCTGGCGCGGTCGATCGCAATATGGATCGGCCTCGCGATGCTGCCGACCCTTGCCGCCTTCGCCGCCTATGCCGCGATCGGGCAGGCATCGCCGTTCGTCTTCGCCAATGTCCTGTCGGCACTGGCGCAGGGGCGCGGCGGGCTGGCGACGCAACTGGCGGGGCTGGGTGCGATCCTCGGCATTCTGGCATTGCCGTCGCTGCTCGTGCTGTCCGGCGGGCGGTCGCGCGATGGCGGGCGGACCGTGGCGGGCTACGATCGCTTCCTGCTCGGCTGGCTCGCGGCATCGGCGGCCGGCGTGCTGCTGTACTGGCGCTTCGCCAGCCCGCATTATGCCATGCCGATGCTGCCGGCGCTGATGTGCCTGCTCGCGCAGGCGGTGGATGCCGGTCGCGCGCATCGCATCGCCGGGCTGGCGCTGGCGCTCGTCGGGCTGGTCGGGGGGCAGGCGGTGCTGGCGATCAGCGCTCTGCACAAGGGCGGCGCGCGCGAAGCGGCCGCCGTCGCCCGCGCCGCGCATGTCGACGGCGGCGGCTGCATCTATGTCTATGACGGCTATCCGGCGCTCTACATGCTGACCGGTTCGTGCCTGCCCACCCGCTGGCCCTTCCCCGGCCACCTCGCCACGCAGGAGGAATCGCGCGCGGCGGCGCTGGGCGTCGATCCGGCGCGTGAGGTCGCACGCATTCTCGCCACGCATCCGGTCGCGATCATCGACGACCTGCCGCATTTCGATGGCGGCAACCCGGTGACGCGGCGGATCCTCGAACGCGCGCTGGCCAGCGATTACGTCCTCGCCGCCCGCATCTGCACCGGCCCTGCGCGGATGCGGCTGGTCTACCGGCGACGCGCGGAGGGGCGCCCGCCCCTGCCGCCCTCGGCCATCGGAGCCCGCGCATGCGCGTCCTGA
- the treF gene encoding alpha,alpha-trehalase TreF has protein sequence MKSLCHVALLASLSVSAIASAQQAPGMRSPADIYGALFDAVQRGHVFADGKTFVDAVPKRDVAAILRDYGRTRPQGAALKAFVLANFIVPGENDRGTTDLRTHVRTLWPQLVRQPVAPVAGSSALPLPATYVVPGGRFREIYYWDSYFTMLGLKVDGQQPLVESMLDDFTRMIERYGHIPNGTRTYYLSRSQPPYFALMLDLSANVDAAVASRRLRALRTEHDYWMRGATCATARAACQRVVRMPDGSLLNRYYDDRDTPRDESYAEDVATAAQAAPRAATDTQRNLRAGAESGWDFSSRWLRDPQTLATIHTVDIVPVDLNSLLYAMERGIADRCAAVADRACATRYAGLAAQRRAAIDRYLWQANAGRYADWDLSTGKPTTSVNAAMLHPLFVGIASPAQAKAVAATTRKALLAEGGLRTTTLRTGLQWDEPNGWAPLQWVAIAGLAGNGEPALAREIATRWLGTVQAAYADTGKMLEKYNIERRTPGGGGEYPVQDGFGWTNGVTSAILDRYPALGGKARP, from the coding sequence ATGAAAAGCCTGTGTCATGTCGCCCTGCTGGCGTCGCTGTCGGTATCCGCGATCGCGTCGGCGCAGCAGGCGCCGGGAATGCGTTCCCCCGCGGACATCTATGGTGCCCTGTTCGACGCGGTGCAGCGCGGCCATGTGTTCGCCGACGGCAAGACCTTCGTCGATGCGGTGCCGAAGCGCGACGTCGCTGCGATCCTGCGCGATTACGGGCGCACCCGCCCGCAGGGTGCGGCGCTGAAGGCGTTCGTGCTCGCCAATTTCATCGTGCCGGGCGAGAACGACCGGGGCACCACCGACCTGCGCACCCATGTCCGCACCCTGTGGCCGCAGCTGGTCCGCCAGCCGGTCGCGCCCGTTGCGGGCAGTTCCGCGCTGCCGCTGCCTGCCACGTACGTCGTTCCCGGCGGACGCTTTCGCGAAATCTATTATTGGGACAGCTATTTCACGATGCTGGGGCTGAAGGTCGACGGACAGCAGCCGCTGGTCGAATCGATGCTCGACGATTTCACCAGAATGATCGAACGGTACGGCCATATCCCCAACGGGACGCGCACCTATTACCTGTCGCGATCGCAGCCGCCCTATTTCGCGCTGATGCTCGACCTGTCGGCGAACGTGGACGCGGCGGTGGCATCGCGGCGGCTGCGCGCGCTGCGGACGGAGCACGATTACTGGATGAGGGGCGCGACCTGCGCCACCGCCCGCGCCGCTTGCCAGCGGGTCGTCCGCATGCCCGACGGCAGCCTGCTCAACCGCTATTACGACGATCGCGACACCCCGCGCGACGAATCCTATGCCGAGGACGTGGCGACCGCCGCGCAGGCCGCACCGCGCGCCGCGACCGATACGCAGCGCAACCTGCGCGCGGGTGCGGAAAGCGGCTGGGATTTCAGTTCGCGCTGGCTGCGCGACCCGCAGACGCTGGCGACCATCCACACCGTCGACATCGTGCCGGTCGACCTCAACAGCCTGCTCTACGCGATGGAGCGCGGTATCGCCGATCGCTGCGCTGCCGTGGCCGATAGGGCCTGCGCAACCCGCTATGCCGGGCTGGCGGCGCAGCGCCGGGCGGCGATCGACCGCTATCTGTGGCAGGCGAACGCCGGCCGCTACGCCGATTGGGACCTGTCGACGGGCAAGCCGACCACCAGCGTCAATGCCGCGATGCTCCATCCGCTGTTCGTCGGCATCGCCTCTCCGGCGCAGGCCAAGGCGGTCGCCGCGACGACGCGCAAGGCGTTGCTTGCGGAAGGGGGGCTTCGCACGACGACGCTGCGCACCGGATTGCAGTGGGACGAGCCGAACGGCTGGGCGCCGCTGCAATGGGTCGCGATCGCCGGGCTGGCGGGCAATGGCGAACCGGCACTCGCCAGGGAGATCGCGACGCGCTGGCTCGGCACGGTGCAGGCGGCCTATGCGGACACCGGCAAGATGCTGGAGAAATACAATATCGAACGGCGCACGCCGGGCGGCGGCGGCGAATATCCGGTGCAGGACGGCTTCGGCTGGACCAACGGCGTGACGAGCGCGATCCTGGATCGGTATCCGGCGCTGGGGGGCAAGGCCAGGCCGTAA
- the cobU gene encoding bifunctional adenosylcobinamide kinase/adenosylcobinamide-phosphate guanylyltransferase, which produces MKTMFVGGARSGKSRLAQAAAEDQDGPLHYLATAQAHDDEMTDRIARHRDDRGPRWRTVECPVALPEAIAACADGVVLVDCLTLWLSNVMLGEHDLGERGAALLRAIAACPLPVYVVTNEVGLGIVPVHPLGRAFRDAAGRLNQQVAAAMDASFFVVAGMVLPLQRFPSGG; this is translated from the coding sequence ATGAAGACGATGTTCGTAGGGGGCGCCCGCTCCGGCAAGAGCCGCCTCGCGCAGGCCGCTGCCGAGGATCAGGACGGCCCGCTGCACTATCTGGCGACCGCACAGGCGCACGACGACGAGATGACCGACCGCATCGCCCGCCATCGCGACGACCGCGGGCCGCGGTGGCGGACGGTGGAATGCCCGGTGGCGCTGCCCGAGGCGATCGCCGCCTGCGCCGACGGCGTCGTGCTGGTCGATTGCCTGACGCTGTGGCTGAGCAACGTGATGCTGGGCGAGCACGACCTTGGCGAGCGGGGCGCGGCGCTGCTCCGCGCCATCGCGGCCTGCCCCCTGCCCGTATACGTCGTCACCAACGAGGTCGGGCTGGGCATCGTCCCCGTCCACCCGCTGGGCCGGGCGTTCCGCGATGCGGCGGGGCGGCTCAACCAGCAGGTCGCAGCGGCGATGGACGCCAGCTTTTTCGTCGTGGCGGGCATGGTGCTGCCGTTGCAGCGGTTTCCGTCCGGCGGGTGA
- a CDS encoding TonB-dependent receptor plug domain-containing protein — protein MKNYACLILLPCIAAAAPAVAQSAQSTSGLTEAADAGTDILVTANREARPASTVGQAVTVLDTATITQRQAVTVSDLLRQTPGVTVTRNGGVGTSTSVNIRGAESDQTVALIDGIKLNDPSSPGGGFNFGSLLIGNIARIEVLRGAQSVLWGSQAIGGVVNLITRQPTEQLRVNARAEGGWHETGQAFANVSGKSGPVSASFGGGYYTTDGISAYAPGKERDGFRNYSANGSVGIALAQNVSVDLRGFYANGRTDIDGFGRDSREYGDSEQWIGYAGLNAALFDGRFRNRIGYAHTDSDRRNTDPDGTPTETFRGIGRNDRLEYQGTVDVTKAVFATFGAEREVSRFSTSSYGGPVTRGRARIFSVYGQVAVTPIAGLTGTAGVRHDDHNIFGGATTFSGSGVYSPNGGATAFRASYSEGFKAPTLYQLQSEYGNTALDPERSHGWDAGVTQKAMGGAVEASATYFKRNSFDLITFVSCTRPLTGICTGKPNGTYDNIARARAQGVELSLLLRPVEALTFSAAYTYLDAKNRSTGTANFGRDLARRPDNSMTVNADYRWPFGLTTGATITAIGDSFDNASNARRLDGYVVTDVRASFPIGDHFEVYGRVENVFDERYQTIYQYGQPGRGAFGGIRLTY, from the coding sequence GTGAAGAATTATGCCTGTCTGATCCTGCTGCCGTGCATCGCCGCGGCCGCACCCGCCGTCGCGCAGAGCGCCCAATCCACCAGCGGCCTGACCGAAGCCGCCGATGCCGGCACCGACATCCTCGTCACCGCCAACCGCGAGGCGCGGCCCGCGTCCACCGTCGGCCAGGCGGTGACCGTGCTCGACACCGCGACGATCACGCAGCGCCAGGCGGTGACGGTGTCCGACCTGCTGCGCCAGACGCCCGGCGTCACCGTGACGCGCAACGGCGGTGTCGGCACGTCGACCTCGGTCAACATCCGCGGCGCGGAAAGCGACCAGACCGTCGCGCTGATCGACGGCATCAAGCTGAACGACCCGTCGTCGCCCGGCGGCGGCTTCAACTTCGGCAGCCTGCTGATCGGCAACATCGCGCGCATCGAGGTGCTGCGCGGTGCGCAGTCGGTGCTGTGGGGCAGCCAGGCGATCGGCGGCGTCGTCAACCTCATCACCCGCCAGCCGACCGAGCAGCTGCGTGTCAACGCCCGCGCCGAGGGCGGCTGGCACGAGACGGGGCAGGCGTTCGCCAACGTGTCGGGCAAGAGCGGCCCGGTCTCGGCGAGCTTCGGCGGCGGTTATTACACGACGGACGGCATCTCGGCCTATGCGCCGGGCAAGGAGCGCGACGGCTTCCGCAACTATTCCGCCAACGGCAGCGTCGGCATCGCGCTGGCGCAGAACGTGTCGGTCGACCTGCGCGGCTTCTATGCCAACGGCCGCACCGATATCGACGGTTTCGGACGCGACAGCCGCGAATATGGCGACAGCGAACAGTGGATCGGATACGCCGGCCTCAACGCCGCGCTGTTCGATGGCCGCTTCCGCAACCGGATCGGCTATGCGCATACCGACAGCGACCGCCGCAACACCGACCCCGACGGCACCCCGACCGAGACGTTCCGCGGCATCGGCCGCAACGACCGTCTGGAATATCAGGGGACGGTGGACGTCACCAAGGCGGTCTTCGCGACCTTCGGCGCGGAGCGGGAGGTTTCGCGCTTCTCGACGTCGAGCTACGGCGGTCCGGTGACGCGCGGCCGCGCCCGCATCTTCAGCGTCTACGGCCAGGTCGCGGTGACGCCGATCGCCGGGCTGACCGGCACCGCGGGCGTGCGCCACGACGATCACAACATCTTTGGCGGCGCGACGACGTTTTCGGGCAGCGGCGTCTATTCGCCCAACGGCGGCGCGACCGCGTTCCGCGCGAGCTATTCGGAAGGGTTCAAGGCGCCGACTTTGTACCAGCTGCAGAGCGAATACGGGAACACCGCGCTCGACCCCGAACGCTCGCACGGCTGGGACGCCGGCGTGACGCAAAAGGCGATGGGCGGCGCGGTCGAGGCGAGCGCGACCTATTTCAAGCGCAATTCGTTCGACCTCATCACCTTCGTGTCCTGCACCCGGCCGCTGACCGGCATCTGCACCGGCAAGCCCAACGGCACCTACGACAACATCGCACGCGCGCGGGCGCAGGGTGTCGAACTGTCGCTGCTGCTGCGCCCGGTAGAGGCGCTGACGTTCAGCGCCGCCTACACCTATCTGGATGCCAAGAACCGGTCGACCGGCACCGCCAATTTCGGTCGCGACCTTGCCCGCCGGCCCGACAACAGCATGACGGTGAACGCCGATTACCGCTGGCCGTTCGGCCTCACCACCGGTGCGACGATCACCGCGATCGGCGACAGCTTCGACAATGCGTCCAATGCGCGCCGGCTCGATGGGTACGTCGTCACCGACGTGCGCGCCTCGTTCCCGATCGGTGATCATTTCGAGGTGTATGGTCGCGTCGAGAACGTCTTCGACGAACGCTACCAGACGATCTACCAATATGGTCAGCCCGGTCGCGGCGCGTTCGGCGGCATCCGCCTGACCTATTGA
- a CDS encoding aminotransferase class I/II-fold pyridoxal phosphate-dependent enzyme produces the protein MIDARVLATFCAHGGRMAAARAAFGGGDWIDLSTGIAPWGWPVDDLPLGLDHLPEPDAITALEAAAAGAFGVTDPAGVVAVPGTDLAMRLLATMLPADRAAVLQPGYAGHRAAWPDAQPVAALPAPDADLFVLASPANPDGRVTDPVTLRALAARMTVVVDEAYADPDPGLCPQASDRLIVLRSFGKFYGLPGLRLGFVVAGPAIARRLRAMIGDWPVSGPAVAIGTLAYADADWRRAQRARIVETGGMLDTVLTAAGIAIVGTAPLFRLVACRSALFETLARHAILTRPFADRPDRLRIGLPRGSAAITRLATALEVPR, from the coding sequence GTGATCGACGCCCGCGTCCTCGCCACCTTCTGCGCCCATGGCGGGCGGATGGCGGCGGCGCGCGCGGCGTTCGGCGGCGGCGACTGGATCGACCTGTCGACGGGCATTGCGCCGTGGGGCTGGCCGGTCGATGACCTGCCGCTCGGGCTGGACCACCTGCCGGAGCCGGACGCGATCACCGCGCTGGAAGCCGCCGCGGCCGGTGCGTTCGGGGTGACCGATCCCGCCGGTGTCGTCGCGGTGCCGGGAACCGACCTCGCCATGCGGCTGCTCGCCACGATGCTGCCGGCGGATCGTGCCGCGGTCCTGCAACCGGGCTATGCCGGTCACCGCGCCGCATGGCCGGACGCGCAACCGGTCGCCGCGCTGCCGGCGCCCGACGCCGACCTGTTCGTCCTTGCCAGCCCGGCCAATCCCGATGGTCGCGTCACCGACCCCGTCACCCTGCGCGCGCTGGCGGCGCGGATGACCGTCGTGGTCGACGAAGCCTATGCCGATCCCGATCCCGGCCTGTGTCCGCAGGCATCGGATCGACTGATCGTGCTGCGATCGTTCGGCAAATTCTACGGCCTGCCCGGCCTGCGCCTCGGCTTCGTCGTCGCCGGGCCGGCCATCGCCCGGCGCCTGCGGGCGATGATCGGCGACTGGCCGGTGTCCGGTCCGGCGGTCGCGATCGGCACGCTTGCCTATGCGGATGCCGACTGGCGCCGGGCGCAACGGGCACGGATCGTCGAGACGGGCGGGATGCTGGACACGGTGCTGACCGCGGCTGGCATCGCCATCGTCGGCACGGCACCGCTGTTCCGGCTGGTGGCCTGCCGCAGCGCCCTGTTCGAGACGCTTGCGCGCCACGCCATCCTGACCCGCCCGTTCGCTGACCGGCCCGATCGCCTTCGTATCGGCCTGCCGCGCGGCAGCGCCGCCATCACTCGTCTTGCCACCGCCCTGGAGGTCCCCCGATGA
- the cobO gene encoding cob(I)yrinic acid a,c-diamide adenosyltransferase has translation MTEADDTGDYARHNARMARVAAAREKMQARRTLERGLLIVHTGNGKGKSSSAFGMAIRSIGWGLKVAILQYVKGKWETGERNFFEAHPDLATFEVMGEGFTWDTQDRALDITAARAAWERSKQMILDPTIDFVILDELNIVLRDDTLPIAEIVAFLKERPLTKHICITGRTAKPELLEIADLITDFTEVRHPYKAGFKAQRGVEY, from the coding sequence ATGACCGAAGCCGACGATACCGGCGATTACGCCCGCCACAACGCCCGCATGGCCCGCGTCGCCGCGGCGCGCGAGAAGATGCAGGCGCGCCGTACGCTGGAGCGCGGCCTGCTGATCGTCCACACCGGCAACGGCAAGGGCAAATCCTCCTCCGCCTTCGGCATGGCGATCCGCAGCATCGGCTGGGGCCTGAAGGTCGCGATCCTGCAATACGTCAAGGGCAAGTGGGAGACGGGCGAGCGCAACTTTTTCGAAGCGCATCCCGACCTCGCCACGTTCGAGGTGATGGGCGAGGGGTTCACCTGGGACACGCAGGACCGCGCGCTCGATATCACCGCGGCGCGCGCGGCCTGGGAGCGATCGAAGCAGATGATCCTCGACCCCACGATCGACTTCGTCATCCTCGACGAACTCAACATCGTGCTGCGCGACGACACGCTGCCGATCGCCGAGATCGTCGCGTTCCTGAAGGAGCGCCCGCTCACCAAGCACATCTGCATCACCGGCCGCACCGCCAAGCCGGAACTGCTGGAGATCGCCGACCTCATCACCGATTTCACCGAGGTACGGCATCCCTACAAGGCCGGGTTCAAGGCGCAGCGCGGGGTGGAATATTGA
- a CDS encoding ABC transporter substrate-binding protein, with protein MRRLIALAALPLLSAAPVRAPRIVSINPCIDAVLMHVADPSQIVGISHYSQDPRATSIPLAQAMQFTATSGTAEEVVALAPDVVMSGPHVAPATIAALKRMRIRLVQYPVPDSVTESEEQVRDIARIAGHAPRGQALARRIASAARPMTETQVPALIWQSGGLVPGAGTLPDELLSRAGFRNMSAVYGLKKWDVLPLEYLIARPPRVLLSVGAAEVGEDRLTAHPAVRRLAQRIAIAPYPSRLMNCGGPTIVAAMARLRRIRKGMGA; from the coding sequence ATGCGACGGCTGATCGCCCTCGCAGCCTTGCCGCTGCTCTCGGCGGCGCCGGTCCGCGCACCCCGCATCGTATCGATCAACCCGTGCATCGATGCGGTGCTCATGCACGTCGCCGATCCGTCCCAGATCGTCGGCATCAGCCATTATTCGCAGGATCCGCGGGCGACGTCGATCCCGCTGGCGCAGGCGATGCAATTCACCGCGACCTCCGGCACCGCCGAGGAAGTGGTGGCGCTCGCCCCCGACGTGGTGATGAGCGGACCGCACGTCGCCCCCGCGACGATCGCCGCGCTGAAGCGGATGCGGATCAGGCTGGTGCAATATCCTGTGCCGGATTCGGTCACCGAGAGCGAGGAGCAGGTGCGCGACATCGCCCGCATCGCGGGGCATGCCCCGCGGGGACAAGCCCTGGCGCGGCGGATCGCGTCCGCGGCACGGCCCATGACGGAGACGCAAGTCCCTGCGCTGATCTGGCAATCGGGCGGGCTGGTGCCGGGGGCGGGCACGCTGCCCGACGAACTGCTGTCGCGCGCCGGTTTCCGCAACATGAGCGCGGTCTATGGCCTGAAGAAATGGGACGTGCTGCCGCTGGAATATCTCATCGCCCGGCCGCCGCGCGTGCTGCTGTCGGTCGGTGCGGCGGAGGTGGGCGAGGATCGGCTGACCGCGCACCCCGCGGTTCGCCGTCTGGCGCAGCGGATCGCGATCGCGCCCTATCCGTCGCGGCTGATGAACTGCGGCGGGCCGACGATCGTCGCGGCGATGGCGCGCCTGCGCCGGATACGGAAGGGGATGGGGGCATGA
- a CDS encoding FecCD family ABC transporter permease, translating to MTRLNIGLLAALLVAAALSVAAGKVWVPWDAWTAADPRSIIIVELRLPRTILALLVGAALGLSGAVMQGYLRNPLADPGLFGVSSGAALGAVLSLYFGYAAQAWLLPGFALAGAGATMALLALIAGRSGSLILFTLAGMILTSIAGSLTALAISLAPTPFVSSQIVTWLMGALTDRSWDDVTIALPLIVVGAAVLAMTARSLDALTLGEQAARSIGVDPARLQGLVIAGVALTVGAAVASAGVIGFVGLMVPHLVRPLAGNRPSAILLPSALGGALLLTLADCLVRLLPTVSELRLGIAMSMLGGPFFLYLLIAMRRRLA from the coding sequence ATGACGCGGCTCAACATCGGTTTGCTGGCCGCCCTGCTGGTCGCCGCCGCACTGTCGGTGGCAGCGGGCAAGGTGTGGGTACCGTGGGATGCGTGGACCGCCGCCGACCCCCGATCGATCATCATCGTCGAACTGCGCCTGCCGCGCACGATATTGGCGCTGCTGGTCGGTGCGGCGCTGGGGCTGTCGGGTGCGGTGATGCAGGGCTATCTGCGCAATCCGCTCGCCGATCCCGGCCTGTTCGGCGTGTCGTCGGGCGCGGCGTTGGGTGCGGTGCTGTCCCTCTATTTCGGCTATGCGGCGCAGGCGTGGCTGCTGCCCGGTTTCGCGCTTGCCGGTGCGGGCGCGACGATGGCGCTGCTCGCGCTGATCGCCGGCCGGTCGGGCAGCCTGATCCTGTTCACGCTGGCGGGCATGATCCTGACGAGCATCGCCGGGTCGCTGACCGCGCTGGCGATCAGCCTCGCGCCGACGCCGTTCGTCTCGTCGCAGATCGTCACCTGGCTGATGGGTGCGCTGACCGACCGCAGCTGGGACGACGTGACGATCGCGCTACCGCTGATCGTCGTCGGCGCCGCCGTGCTGGCGATGACCGCACGGTCGCTCGACGCGCTGACGCTGGGCGAACAGGCGGCGCGGTCGATCGGCGTCGATCCCGCACGGTTGCAGGGGCTGGTGATCGCCGGTGTCGCGCTGACCGTCGGCGCGGCGGTGGCGTCTGCCGGGGTGATCGGCTTCGTCGGGCTGATGGTGCCGCACCTCGTCCGCCCGCTCGCCGGCAATCGCCCCTCGGCGATCCTGCTGCCATCGGCATTGGGCGGTGCGCTGCTGCTGACGCTCGCCGATTGCCTCGTCCGGCTGTTGCCGACGGTCAGCGAATTGCGGCTGGGCATCGCCATGTCGATGCTCGGCGGGCCGTTCTTCCTCTACCTGCTGATCGCGATGCGCCGGAGGCTCGCATGA